The window GGTAAGGGCAGCGACCAGCTTAGGGTCCATTCGGTGCGGATTTGAGCGCCGGTTTGTTGAATCTCGTGCAAGTCGAGGCGAATGTCTTGGAACCAGCGCCCCATCCAGCCGATCATCTGTTGATACCGACTCAGACCGCGAAATTCATTTACGGGATCCTTGAAATACACCTCCGGATCGTAAATAGAATATGTTTGATTTTCGGGAAAGCGGGCATAGTCCTCCCGCAAAATCGCCAGCAGGTCGGGGCCGGGATCCCGGTTGGGATGGGATGGGACTTGAGAACCTGAACTCATGCTTCCACCCCCGCCGACAAGGACACCGTTTCCCCAGGGGCAGGGCAGCACAATTGGATGGAGATACCTGCCCCAGCATTCAGGGATCCCAGCCTTTGCCGGAACTCCTCCAGGCTGCCGCGGGTGCGAATTTGGGAGGCGAACCAGCCGGAGTAATCCACCTCTCCCATTGCCGTTGGGATCACCTGCCGGGGTTGCAGAGCTTCTACCACCTGCAAGGCCCGTTC of the Thermostichus vulcanus str. 'Rupite' genome contains:
- a CDS encoding DUF2358 domain-containing protein, whose protein sequence is MSSGSQVPSHPNRDPGPDLLAILREDYARFPENQTYSIYDPEVYFKDPVNEFRGLSRYQQMIGWMGRWFQDIRLDLHEIQQTGAQIRTEWTLSWSLPLPWHPRLRIPGWTELHLNEAGLIGSHIDHWRCSRWQVLAQVFQPRNPG